The genomic segment AGCCGCTCATCGGGTGCGTCGATGCGGTGAGCGTCGTCACCCCGACGATCCACCACCACGCGGTCGCCTCGGCGTTTCTCAACGCCGGCGTGCCGACGCTCGTGGAGAAGCCGGTGTGCCGCACGCTGGCCGAGGCCGACGACCTGATCGCGCTGGCGGACGCGGCCGGTGTCCCCCTCCAAGTGGGACACATCGAGCGGTTCAACCCGGCGTTCGAGGAACTCGCCCGGCGCCCGATCCGCCCGAAGTTCGTTGAGGCCGAACGGCACGGGCCGTTCACCGGCCGGTCCATCGACATCGGCGCCGTGCTCGATCTCATGATCCACGACCTCGACCTGCTCCTCGCGCTCGTCGGCGGGCCGGTGACCCGCGTGGCCGCGGTCGGTGCGGCCGTGTTCGGCGGGTACGAGGACATGGTGAACGCGCGGCTGGAGTTCGAGAACGGGTGCGTGGCCCACGTCACCGCCAGCCGCATCACCCGCCACCCGAAGCGCCGGCTCCGCGTCTGGGCGCCGGAGGGCTACGCGGGCATCGACTTCGTCACGCGGAAGCTCACCCTGGTGCAGCAGAGCGCGGAACTGCGCGAACACGGCATCCGGGCCGAGCAGTTGGACGCCGCCGCGAAGGCGCGGCTCAAGGACGAGGTGTTCGGCCGGTACCTCCAGGTGCTGAACCTGGACGCCGACCGCAAGTTCGACCAGTTGACGGCCGAACTCAAGCACTTCATCTACTGCGTGCGGACCGGTCACGGGCCGCGCGTGAGCGGCCGCGACGGGCGCGACGCGCTCGAACTGGCCGAACGCGTTCTGGCCGCTCTGCGGGCCCACCCGTGGGAAGGGTCCGCCGAAGGCCCACACGGTCCGAAGCCGCCGCGGCCCGCGGGGTGGCTGTTTCCGCCGATCCAGATCGCCCGGCCCGAAGCGGCGTAATCGCGGAATCGGCCGGGTCTTCATCCGGTCACGGGCCAGTAGGGCGCGAGTCGCGAGGTCGAAGACCGAAGTCTCTTCTGTCTTCGACCTCGCGACTCGCGACTCGCGGCGGTGTGCGGAACGAGTGGATCCTACAAATAGGTCACTGCTGAGGCGTGAATCGGCCGTTCGCCTACACCTTCAGCCCGACGGCGCGCATGAGCGCGAGGCCGTTGCCGTGCGGTACCACGCCGGGGCGCATGGTGTAGTCGAAGTGCAGTTCGCCGCCCTCGAGCCCGTCGCAGAAGTGAACGTTCACCGCGCCCGGAATCGTGTCGGTCACCGCGGTCAGACTCAGATCGTGTGTCGTCACGAACCCGATGGCCCCGTCCGCAAGCAGCGCACGCACCACGCCCTCGGCGCCCGCCACGCGGTCCGCCGAGTTCGTGCCCGCGAACAGTTCGTCCAGCAGGAACAAGAGCGGCGGGCCGCCTACGCGGGTGGCGATGTCGAGCAGCAACCGCACCTTCGTGACTTCCGCGAAGAACCGCGACCGACCGGCTTGCAGTGAATCTTGCACCCGCATTGTCGCCCCGACCGCGACCGGCGTGAGCGCGAAACTCGTCGCCCGCACCACGCCGCCCGCCAGTGCCAGCACGCAGTTCACCCCGACGGCCCGCAAGAGCGTGCTCTTGCCGCTCATGTTCGAGCCGCTGACGATCAGCACGCGCGGTCCGTTACCGCCCAAATTCACGTCGTTCCGCACGGCCTTTTCGCACGGCAACAGCGGGTGCCCGACGCCGGTGGCGGCCACGCGCACGGGACCGGTCTCCACCGTAGGGAAGATGTCCGTCGGGTTCTCGAACGCGTAACCCGCGAACGACGACAGTGCTTCCGCTTCGCCCACTGCGCGGAGCCACTGACCGACGGCCGCGCCGGACCGCCCCCGCCACGCTTCGAGCTTGAACGCGAACCGCACGTCCCACATCCGCAGCACCGCGACCGGCAAGAACAGCGGGTTCCGCCGCGAGTCGTACCACTGCACGATCTCGCGCAGTTCGCGAATCTGCTGCGACGCGGTCCGCCCGCCGGCCACCATCGCGGCCTGGAGTTCGGTCAACCGCGGCGCGGTGAACCGCTCGCGCTCCAGCCGGCCCAGAAGCGATTCGAACAGGGACAGCCGGTCGGCCGCGCGTTCGAGCGGCATGAGAACGCGCCGCGCCCATCCCAACAGCGGTACGGCGATCACCAGCGACGCGATCCCGAACACGATGACCGGCAGCGACGACGTGCCGGCGAAGAACCACCCGAACCACGCGAGCACGTTCCCCCAGCCAAGAGCCTCCACTGCCCACCGCTTCCACACGGGCGCGGCGTCCGGCGGCGCCGCGCCCCACTCCACGAGCGGGTGATAGTCGGCGGCGGGCGCGTCGGCCCCGGCCACCGCGACCGCTTCACGCAGATCGAGCCGCGCGGAGAGATCGGCTACGGCCTCCTGTCGCGTCGTCACCTCGGCAGGCGTGGCGGGCGCGAGCAGCCATGCGGCGAGTGTGTCCTCACCGGCCCGCGTGCGGCACGCGGTCAAGCGTTCGAACAGTGAGCCGGGGCCGAACAGATCGAGATCGTCCGAGTAAGGATGAGCGTCGGAGACGAACCGCGCGCCGTCACCGGTTCCGGATGGCTTGCCCGCGAGCCGTTCGAGGCCGCCGGCGTAGAACTTCGCGGCGCGCTCGGCCCACGCCTTCCGCCCGCGGGTGGCCTCGAACTTCGCGACCAGATAGAAGAACGCGGCCACCGGAACGAGCGTGAACCACGGGGAAACGAGGTCCGCGGCGAACCCCAGAGCGGCGACCAGCAGCCCGACCAGAAACGCGCCGAGCCGCGCGTAGCTGAGGCGATCCAGGGTCGCTGCCAGGGAGGCCGCCGTGGCACGGCGGGCGGCCAGACGGTCGGCGTACACGGTGGCGGGTGCGGATCGTGACAGGGGAGCGCCACTCACGGGGGAAAAATGAACCGAGGGCCGTCGGGCGGCCCTCGGTGTCAGGATATGAAGAACGGGTGCGGCGGTGAACCGGCCTACACAGGGGCCGCTGCCCGTTTGCGCGCCTCCCAGTCCTCGTGCGACACGAGCACCTGTCGGGCGTTGCTGCCGTTGTACGCCCCGACGACGCCGTCCTCGGCCATGTAGTCGATGAACCGCGACGCCTTGCCGTAGCCGATGCCCAGGGCGCGCTGGAGCAGCGACGTGCTGCCGCGCTGCTCGCGGATGACGATCTCCACCGCCTGTTCGTACAGCGGGTCGCGCTCGCGGAGCTTCTCACCCACCTCGCCCCCGCCGGCCCCGGCCTCGGTCTGGTCGCGGGTCTTCAGGTTGAGGAGTTCGCTGTCGTAGTTCGGCGTGTCGGTGGCGATCGCGTTCACCACTCGCTCGATCTCCTCGTTCTCGACGTACGCGCCCTGCGCCCGCGTGAGTACGCCGGTCTGGAGGAACAGCATGTCGCCCATGCCGAGCAGGCGCTCCCCGCCCTTCTCGTCCAGCACCACGGCGCTGTCGGACCGGTTCGTGACGCGGAAGCAGATGCGGGCCGGCAGGTTCGATTTGATGAGGCCGGTGACCACGTCCACGGTCGGTTTCTGCGTCGCGAGAATCAGGTGAATGCCCGCCGCACGCGACTTCTGCGCCAGCAGGATGATGTTGCCTTCGATCTCCTTCTTCATCTTCATCATGAGGTCGCCGACTTCGTCGATGACGATGACGATGTAGGGCATTTTGCGAGGAATGGCGCGCAGTTCGTCCTCGGTGTCCGGGTTCACGCGGCGGGCGATCTCCTCGAACGGCAACTCGTTGTAAGATGAGATGTTGCGCACACGAGCCCGGTGCAGCCACTCGTACCGTTCCTCCATTTTCTCCACCGCCCAGCCCAGGATCGCGTCGGCCTTCTTGTCCTCCTTTACCACCGGCGTCATCAGGTGCGGGATCTGCGCGTAGTCGCTCAGTTCCACTTTCTTCGGGTCGATAAGGATCATCCGGCACTCGTCCGGCCGGCGCGTGAGCAGCAGGCTGACGATGATGGTGTTTAGACACACCGACTTACCGGTGCCGGTGCTGCCCGCGATGAGCAGGTGCGGCATGGTGGCGAGGTCGTAGGCGAGGGGCCGGCCCTCCACGTCCTTGCCGATGAACAGCGGCAACTTGAACTTGCCGAGCTTCGGTGTGGCCGCGAGCGCGGTGACGAGTTCCTTGAGCTGCACGGTCTGGCGGATCTCGTTGGGCACCTCGATGCCGACCGTGTTGCGTCCGGGCAGCGGCGCGACGACGCGAACGCTCGCCACGCGCAGGTTGAGCGCGAGGTCGTCCGCGAGGTTGGTCACCTTGTTCAACCGCAGCCCGGTTTCGAGCGCGATCTCGTACTGCGTGATGACCGGTCCCGTGTGAATGCCGACTACTTTCACGTTCAGGCCGAAGTCCTGGAAGGTCTTCTCCAGAAGGACCGCCATGTCGCGGAGCTTCTGTTCGTGGTCCGCGACCGGGAACGGCTCGGGGTCGTTGAGCAGCGACAACGGCGGCAGTTCGTAATCGACGTTCGACGGCTGCTCCACCACCGTGGGCGCGCGCATCAGCGGCGCCGGCTTCGGTCCGGCGTGAACGTGGATCGGGATGTCTTCGAGCTTCACGTCGGGTAGAGACGTCTCGGCCGCCGTGGGGTCGGGGGCCGGAGCCAGCGGCGAACGGACCGGCGCCGGGGTGTCCGTCGAAACCGAGGCGGGTGCGGTGGCGGGCTTCGGTGCCTTTTCGGGGTTCGGCGCAGGAACCGGTGCGGGCGCGGCCCCGACCGGCTTGCGCGCGGGTATCGCCGCGACCCCCGCTTTGAGCGCGCGCCAGGACGCGCGCGCGACGGCGGTCGCTCCTCGCACGGCCCACATGATGGCCTGCTCCATTGCGTCCGCGACGCGGTCGTTCACCCACACCGCGGCCCACCACGATACGCGTATGGTCGCTCCTATCACCCGCGCGCAACCGAGCATACTCCGGTTCGCCGCGAGGAACAGCCCGGTGAGAAGGGAGAGGCCGAACGCCGCGAGGGCCACTTCGGGTTGCGTCGCGTCCTCCAGCCCGAATCGGAGGTACGCGCCCAGCGACCCGCCGCGGCCCGCGACCGCCGGCGCGGGGAGGCCCATTCCGAACCAGTCCACACCGACCGCCGCGACAACGGTGAGAACGCTCCACCCCGCGACCCGGAGCGTGAGGGGCACCACCTTGCGGTTCGCGACCAGCACGCCCCCGACCGCGAACCAACCGACGAGCAGCACCGCCGCGCCCCAGCCGAGCGGTTCCGTTAGCCAACTGGCGGCGCGATCGCCCCACGCGCCGAACACGTTCGGGCCGCCGCTCAACGCACGCGACGAGCCGACCGCGACCGCGAGCAGGGCGCCGACCGCGAACAGCGTGATCGCGACCGCGTCGAGGCGCCACCGCGACTGAAGCACAGATGCATTCTTTCCCGCCATTCGTTCGGCCCCCGACCGCGTGCTTCGCACAACCCCTATTGTCATTCGTCGGACGCGCGACCAGAACACCACATCACGCTCCGCGCGGCCGGTTTTTGTGTTCTCTCCGCGGCGCCGTCGGTACAACACGACCGACCGCTACAAGCGGTACAGAATCGCCCGCCGGGTGCCGATACATGGGGTCTCGGCGGGACAACTCGCGCTGCGAGCGGTGCCTCCAAAGTAGGCGACTCGCTCCGCGAGTCGCGCCCCTCCCCATTTGGAGTCGGTAGAAGGTGTCACGCGCGGAGCGAGTGACCGACTTTCACCGGACGAGAGCCGAAATGCTGCACGTCGCGCTGTGGGAGCCCGAGATCCCGCCGAACACCGGGAACGTGGCGCGCCTCTGCGCCGCGACCGGCACGCGCCTGCACCTGATCGGCCGCCTCGGTTTCCGGCTCGACGACCGCTCCCTGCGTCGCGCCGGGCTGGACTACTGGCACGCGGTCGATGTGGTGCGCCACGTCACGTTCGAGGACTTCGAGCGCGCGATGAGCGAAGGACCTACCCCCCCGGTCCCCCTCCCTGGAGGGAGGGGGGAGAAAGAACCCACCCCCAGCCCCTCCCTCCAGGGAGGGGAGCAAGACCTCCGGAGTTCGGTTGCCTCGAGAGAGTCGCAGGAGGCTGATCGGCCCGTCACCCCCTCCCTTCAGGGAGGGGGCTGGGGGGTGGGTTGTCCTTCAGGGAGGGCGAACGGTCTCCGCCTCTGGTGCGTGGAAACCCCGGCCGAGCGGGCGTACACGCGGGCCAATTTCGCCGATGGTGATTGCTTGCTATTCGGAAACGAGTCGAGCGGGCTCCCGCCGTCGGTGCGCGAGCGGTACGCCGAGCGGCTGGTGGGCATCCCGATGCTCACCGGCGCCGTGCGAAGCCTCAACCTCGCTACGGCCGTCGGGATCGTTTTGTACGACGCTTTGCGCCGCCTACACGACTGGTAGAACCGGAACAGGTTCACCGGATTCCCGACCCGAACGGGCCGGGATCGAGGTGACACCGGCGGGGCAAAACGGTTGGATAGGCGGAGTCGGGAGCGGCGTGCGGTTCGAGTGACCGGGTTCGGGTTCGAGGTGCGGATGTCGCGAACGGTGGCTGCGTTCTCGGCCCTGGAGGAGTTGGCCGGATACGTTCACTCGGCGCTGTGCGACAAGGACGCGCTCGACCCGGCTCAGGCGCCGCTGTTCCGCACCCCGCTGCGGCGCGGCGGCCGGGTGTGCGGGCTCGTGTTCCACGTCGAAGGCCCCCGCCTCCTCCGCACGAGCGCCGTCTGGTCGGCCGACGACGCCCGCATCATCTTCTACGACTCCTCCGGCTTGCGCTTCCTGGAAGTGGCGCTGAGCGAAAGCCCGGCGCTCAAGGACGCGGCCTAGCGCTACCAGCCGAGCTTCAGATCCCCGAGTTCGGCCCGGAGCCGGTCCACGTCCCAAACCCGCACCGCGTGTTCGGACGCGAGGAGCACCATGAGGCGGCCCCCGGCCGGATCGAACCGCAGCGCGGTCGCCACACTCGGCAGGTCGCTCACCGTAAAGAGCGTTTCGAACCGGTCGCCGGTCCGTTTCCAAACGCGGACGGCCCGGTCCCGCCCGCCGGTGACGAGCAGCGTGCCGGTCCGATCGATCGCCACCGCCGTGACCCCGCCGGAGTGAGCGGCCGCGGCGGAGAGTTCGGTCCGGTCCGCGGTCCGGACCACCCGGAGTTTGCCGCTCTGCGTCCCCGCCAGAGCGAGCGCATCGTCCGGGGTGACGGCGGCCGCCAGCACCGGGTCGCCCACGTTCGGTGACGCGGAACCCGTCGGCCGACACGTTTGCGGATCGAGCACATAGACCGCCCCGTCTCGACCCCCGGCAACGGCCACCCGCCGCCCGACCGCGAGCGCGTTCAAGCTCGAAAGCCCGGTCATGAAGCCGGCCATGTCGTTGCTCCAGCGCGCCGTTTCGACCTTCGTGACCGGGTCGTACCGGCAAACGCTGTCGGAATCGACCACCGCCCACAGCCCCGCGCCGTCCGGACCGAACTGTGGCTGGCGGCTGGAACGAGCCGTGAGCGCGACCGGAACCGGTGTGTCCGGGTTCCAGAGCCGGATACCGGGGCTTCCGGTTGTGATCGCGAGTCCCCCGACCGGGTCGGCGGCAAGGGCCGCTTGCCCGTTCCCGCCCCCGTCGGCTAAAGACACGGTCCGCCTAGGTCCGCCCGCCGCGCAGCCGACGAGCAACGCGCGGGACCCGTTCCGGACCGAGCCGAGCGCCGCAACCGAACCGCCATGTACGACCGCGGCGGCCTCCAGCGGAAGGGCGGCGAAGCACACGAAGCGTTCCACTTCCGCCGGCGCGAACCGCCACCGTTCGACGCGCCCCTCGGTCGTAGCCAACAGGTACGTGCCGTCGCCGGACCACGCGATCATAATCGGCTCGGTGCCGGCACTCGTGACCGTGGTGACGAGCCGGCCGGACGCCAGCTCCCATACTTTCACCGTGCGGTCGTCGTGGTCGGCCGCGGTGGCGACGAACGCGCCGGACGGGTGAACCGCGATCGACCGGATGACCCCGTCGTGCGCGGCCCGGCGCAGGCTCGGGTCCACGAGCCGGGAGGCGGGTTCGAGCGTCGCGCCGTCGTACACCTCCAGCCGCGGGCCGTCGCTGACGAGCAGCACCGAGCCCCCGGCCGGCGCAAGCCGATCGCACGTCGCGTTCGGCACCGATCGCACGAGCGCGCCGGCCGCGTTCCACTGGTACAACTGGTGCCCGTTCCCGGCGAGCACGTCTCCGGACGGCAACACGGCGAACGACCGGATCGGCACGCGCTCTTTCGGCGCCCGGGCCGTTATTACCCCGGCAAATAATTTTATCATTAACCTGATGCGCAATAGTTTACTTTTGGATGGAGGAAGTAGCTCATCACATGTTTGGGTAGCATCAGGAGCTTGTGCATGAAGCGTTGGATTCGCGAGCGCAGGGTTTTGCTCGTGTCGGGCAAGCCGGCGTCATGCACCTGCCCCTTCAGGTCGTTGTTGAGATACTCGTCGGGGTTCAATTCGGGACTGTACCGGGGCAGATAAAACACGGCGAGCCGATCCTCATGCTGTTGGACCCAAGCGACGACCGCATCCTTGGCGTGGGCGGGCAAGTTGTCCACGATCACGAAGATCGTACCCGGCACGGTCGTCAGCAACTGCTTCAGGAACGTGATGAACCGCTCGGCCGTCATCGTGCCGGAATACGTCAGGAACCGCACATCGCCCGTGTTACT from the Frigoriglobus tundricola genome contains:
- a CDS encoding Gfo/Idh/MocA family protein; its protein translation is MTRLRMAVIGVGHLGQHHARILANMPDVDLVGVVDANPDQARTVAAKLGTEAYEHFEPLIGCVDAVSVVTPTIHHHAVASAFLNAGVPTLVEKPVCRTLAEADDLIALADAAGVPLQVGHIERFNPAFEELARRPIRPKFVEAERHGPFTGRSIDIGAVLDLMIHDLDLLLALVGGPVTRVAAVGAAVFGGYEDMVNARLEFENGCVAHVTASRITRHPKRRLRVWAPEGYAGIDFVTRKLTLVQQSAELREHGIRAEQLDAAAKARLKDEVFGRYLQVLNLDADRKFDQLTAELKHFIYCVRTGHGPRVSGRDGRDALELAERVLAALRAHPWEGSAEGPHGPKPPRPAGWLFPPIQIARPEAA
- a CDS encoding MutS-related protein; this encodes MYADRLAARRATAASLAATLDRLSYARLGAFLVGLLVAALGFAADLVSPWFTLVPVAAFFYLVAKFEATRGRKAWAERAAKFYAGGLERLAGKPSGTGDGARFVSDAHPYSDDLDLFGPGSLFERLTACRTRAGEDTLAAWLLAPATPAEVTTRQEAVADLSARLDLREAVAVAGADAPAADYHPLVEWGAAPPDAAPVWKRWAVEALGWGNVLAWFGWFFAGTSSLPVIVFGIASLVIAVPLLGWARRVLMPLERAADRLSLFESLLGRLERERFTAPRLTELQAAMVAGGRTASQQIRELREIVQWYDSRRNPLFLPVAVLRMWDVRFAFKLEAWRGRSGAAVGQWLRAVGEAEALSSFAGYAFENPTDIFPTVETGPVRVAATGVGHPLLPCEKAVRNDVNLGGNGPRVLIVSGSNMSGKSTLLRAVGVNCVLALAGGVVRATSFALTPVAVGATMRVQDSLQAGRSRFFAEVTKVRLLLDIATRVGGPPLLFLLDELFAGTNSADRVAGAEGVVRALLADGAIGFVTTHDLSLTAVTDTIPGAVNVHFCDGLEGGELHFDYTMRPGVVPHGNGLALMRAVGLKV
- a CDS encoding FtsK/SpoIIIE family DNA translocase, translated to MLQSRWRLDAVAITLFAVGALLAVAVGSSRALSGGPNVFGAWGDRAASWLTEPLGWGAAVLLVGWFAVGGVLVANRKVVPLTLRVAGWSVLTVVAAVGVDWFGMGLPAPAVAGRGGSLGAYLRFGLEDATQPEVALAAFGLSLLTGLFLAANRSMLGCARVIGATIRVSWWAAVWVNDRVADAMEQAIMWAVRGATAVARASWRALKAGVAAIPARKPVGAAPAPVPAPNPEKAPKPATAPASVSTDTPAPVRSPLAPAPDPTAAETSLPDVKLEDIPIHVHAGPKPAPLMRAPTVVEQPSNVDYELPPLSLLNDPEPFPVADHEQKLRDMAVLLEKTFQDFGLNVKVVGIHTGPVITQYEIALETGLRLNKVTNLADDLALNLRVASVRVVAPLPGRNTVGIEVPNEIRQTVQLKELVTALAATPKLGKFKLPLFIGKDVEGRPLAYDLATMPHLLIAGSTGTGKSVCLNTIIVSLLLTRRPDECRMILIDPKKVELSDYAQIPHLMTPVVKEDKKADAILGWAVEKMEERYEWLHRARVRNISSYNELPFEEIARRVNPDTEDELRAIPRKMPYIVIVIDEVGDLMMKMKKEIEGNIILLAQKSRAAGIHLILATQKPTVDVVTGLIKSNLPARICFRVTNRSDSAVVLDEKGGERLLGMGDMLFLQTGVLTRAQGAYVENEEIERVVNAIATDTPNYDSELLNLKTRDQTEAGAGGGEVGEKLRERDPLYEQAVEIVIREQRGSTSLLQRALGIGYGKASRFIDYMAEDGVVGAYNGSNARQVLVSHEDWEARKRAAAPV
- a CDS encoding tRNA (cytidine(34)-2'-O)-methyltransferase: MSEGPTPPVPLPGGRGEKEPTPSPSLQGGEQDLRSSVASRESQEADRPVTPSLQGGGWGVGCPSGRANGLRLWCVETPAERAYTRANFADGDCLLFGNESSGLPPSVRERYAERLVGIPMLTGAVRSLNLATAVGIVLYDALRRLHDW
- a CDS encoding WD40 repeat domain-containing protein — its product is MPIRSFAVLPSGDVLAGNGHQLYQWNAAGALVRSVPNATCDRLAPAGGSVLLVSDGPRLEVYDGATLEPASRLVDPSLRRAAHDGVIRSIAVHPSGAFVATAADHDDRTVKVWELASGRLVTTVTSAGTEPIMIAWSGDGTYLLATTEGRVERWRFAPAEVERFVCFAALPLEAAAVVHGGSVAALGSVRNGSRALLVGCAAGGPRRTVSLADGGGNGQAALAADPVGGLAITTGSPGIRLWNPDTPVPVALTARSSRQPQFGPDGAGLWAVVDSDSVCRYDPVTKVETARWSNDMAGFMTGLSSLNALAVGRRVAVAGGRDGAVYVLDPQTCRPTGSASPNVGDPVLAAAVTPDDALALAGTQSGKLRVVRTADRTELSAAAAHSGGVTAVAIDRTGTLLVTGGRDRAVRVWKRTGDRFETLFTVSDLPSVATALRFDPAGGRLMVLLASEHAVRVWDVDRLRAELGDLKLGW